Part of the Nostoc sp. ATCC 53789 genome, ACTTGGATAGGTTCGAGTTCTTCAGGGATTTGTACACTCAGTTGGATATTTTTCTGTAACGCTAAATTTTTGACGAAACTGAGACTAGAGTCACATAATTCTGGAATCGAAGTAGCCGCTAGTTGCAGTTCTATCTTGCTGGATTCGATGTCGGTAAGCTCAAGAATTTGGTTAATTAATTCTAGTAAGTTCTTACCGCTCGATTCAAGGGTATTTAGAAACTGGCGCTGTTCTTCGGTTACAGTACCGTACACTTCATTTTGGAGTGCTTCTGCAATTTCAAGAATGGAGCTTAAAGGAGTCCTCAATTCGTGGCTCATATTTACCAAAAAGGTTTTTTTGGCACGATTAGCAACTTCAGCTGCTTCTTTAGCCTCACGCAGAGCGGATTCTGCACTTTTGCGATCGCAGACTTCTAAAGTCAGAGCAACAAATTCAGCTATTGAGCTAACGAAGTTTTGCTCACTCACTTCCCATGTCCGAGGAATATCAATCTGTTCATACAATACTGTTCCCACCACTTCGCCCCCAACCCAAATGGAGGTATTAATTAGGGATACAATATTCTTTGTTTCTAGCAATTCATCCCATAATTCTTGTATCCGTAGATCGGTGCGAGTATCGGTGACAGCGATGATGCGGGCAGATGTCAGGGATTTAAAGTAGATGGGATAATCTGCGCGATCGCGTTCTAAACCTGCCGAATGTTTTTGATTGCTACGTTCATAGAGACTTATACATTGTAGTTTAGTGCGTTGACGCAGCCTGTCGTCGTCATCACTATTGAATAACCACACACTTACTCGTTCTACTTCTAAAGCATTCGCGGCTTTCTCGGTAATAACTTTGAATGCTGTTTCCAGATTTCCTTCTGAAATTGCTCTATGATTTGCCAGTTCTGCCAATGCCCGATTATGATGTTCTAGCTTTTGCTGACTGTTAATACTTTTTTGAATCTCTTGCTGTAATTCTTGAGTTCGCTGTTTAACTTGCAATTCTAACTCTTCATTTTTAGTAATCTGTGCAGTAAAGGTTTTACGTAAATGCTGCATCATCTCATTGAAAGATTCACCCAGTATTTCTACTTCTTTAATGCCTTGTACAATCACCACCGAGTCTTCTCCTTTGGTGAAATCGGCTAAATCTTTTGTCGCCGTGCTGAAGTACAAAATTGGCTGAGTTATCCAACGGGCGGTGATAATTCCCAGTAAAGTAGCTAATCCCAATGCTCCCAGACAGAGAAAAATTGTAGTTTGAGTGTTGCGATCAATTTGCCCCATAAAATCTGCTTCTGGGACAGCTACTACAATTAACCAGTTGGCATTTGGTTCGCCTTGCAACGGTCTAATTTCTAAAAATTGCCGTTTGCCGTCAAAAGAGAAATCTAGTTGCTGTAAACTCTTAATTTGGTCAAAGTTACTAAATTTAGTTTCTAAATACTTAGCGCTTGCTTGAGTAAAAGCATTCCCGCTTTGGGAAGCTGCCAACCTAATCGGTTTACCATTTTGGAGGCGGAATGGTTCTTCCGTTGTGGAACTTGCCACTAATAGCCCCGATCGCTCGATAATAAAAACTTGCCCAGACTTGCCAACTTTAATATTTTGTAGCAAATCCCCAATTTGTGATACATGAGTTAGAGTGCTGTTGACACCGAGTAACTCTCCTTGGGAGTTATATATAGGTTGAGAAGCACTAATCAGCAGCGTTGGTTCGGTGATGGATGTAAAAATCTGACTAAAGCTGAATTTTTTAGCGGTAACTGCTGCTTGATAGTTAGGACGCGATCGCGCATCATAGTTTTTGATTACTTCTGGTAGCTGAGTACGTTGATTTTGAGAGTCAATTTTGTAGGTGTAGAGGTCGTAACCAGTTGACTTATCAGCTTTTCTGAGTAAATATTGGCGATCGTTGAGCTTTTCCACCGCTAAATGTTCTTGCTGTTCATTGCTTGCCGTTAAAGCGATCGCATCAGGAAAAATCTCTAACTGCTTGATTAAGTATGACTCCCAAGTTGCCAGATTTTCCATCTTCAGCAACCCGATGTCAATGACATTTTGATTACCGCGCAGTACTTGACGCGGGGTTGAGAGATAAGCCTGTAAATTTTGCTCTACTCGATTAGCGACTTCATAACGCAATTCGCTAGCTACCTCATTGACTGCCATTTGCCCATTACGGATTGATAAGTATGCAGTCAATCCCACAGCTAGCAAGATTTGCAGCACAAACAACGCTACGAGAATGCGACGTAGAGGTACACCTTTAAACAGGGGAAAAACACCATTTTGCCCAATATTTTTGTTCATAAGCCCACTCTCCCTTCCTGTCCTATAGTAGTGAGTACAACACCTCGACTTCTCTGGTCTGCGGGCTTATACATAGTTTGTACTCGGTCGGATCAAGTGCCAATATACCACTTTTGGCAAAAGAACAAAACTTTAGGGACTTCCAA contains:
- a CDS encoding ATP-binding protein — its product is MNKNIGQNGVFPLFKGVPLRRILVALFVLQILLAVGLTAYLSIRNGQMAVNEVASELRYEVANRVEQNLQAYLSTPRQVLRGNQNVIDIGLLKMENLATWESYLIKQLEIFPDAIALTASNEQQEHLAVEKLNDRQYLLRKADKSTGYDLYTYKIDSQNQRTQLPEVIKNYDARSRPNYQAAVTAKKFSFSQIFTSITEPTLLISASQPIYNSQGELLGVNSTLTHVSQIGDLLQNIKVGKSGQVFIIERSGLLVASSTTEEPFRLQNGKPIRLAASQSGNAFTQASAKYLETKFSNFDQIKSLQQLDFSFDGKRQFLEIRPLQGEPNANWLIVVAVPEADFMGQIDRNTQTTIFLCLGALGLATLLGIITARWITQPILYFSTATKDLADFTKGEDSVVIVQGIKEVEILGESFNEMMQHLRKTFTAQITKNEELELQVKQRTQELQQEIQKSINSQQKLEHHNRALAELANHRAISEGNLETAFKVITEKAANALEVERVSVWLFNSDDDDRLRQRTKLQCISLYERSNQKHSAGLERDRADYPIYFKSLTSARIIAVTDTRTDLRIQELWDELLETKNIVSLINTSIWVGGEVVGTVLYEQIDIPRTWEVSEQNFVSSIAEFVALTLEVCDRKSAESALREAKEAAEVANRAKKTFLVNMSHELRTPLSSILEIAEALQNEVYGTVTEEQRQFLNTLESSGKNLLELINQILELTDIESSKIELQLAATSIPELCDSSLSFVKNLALQKNIQLSVQIPEELEPIQVDERRIRQVFINLLSNAIKFTHDGGKVWIEVQPNSTNEYIFFSVVDTGIGMLSDDLFRLFQPFIQVENASTRRSAGTGLGLVMVQKIVELHGGTVHAESQLGKGSRFTVKLPWKKVGE